Proteins found in one Actinokineospora alba genomic segment:
- a CDS encoding superoxide dismutase produces MAPYVLPDLDYDYDQLEPVITAEINELHHGKHHAAYVKGANDTLDKIAEARDQGDFGSIAGLEAALAFNLAGHTLHNQWWKNLSPDGGDKPTGELAAAADEHFGSFDGLRAQLSAVSATIQGSGWGVLAWDPVGERLITQQLKDHHSNLSIATTPLLVFDAWEHAYYLQYRNLKVDYLDRLWDIVNWADVAARFDAARAGVNGLRPPVPAA; encoded by the coding sequence GTGGCTCCCTACGTCCTGCCCGACCTGGACTACGACTACGACCAGCTCGAACCGGTGATCACCGCCGAGATCAACGAACTGCACCACGGCAAGCACCACGCCGCCTACGTGAAGGGTGCGAACGACACGCTGGACAAGATCGCCGAGGCGCGCGACCAGGGCGACTTCGGCTCCATTGCCGGGCTGGAGGCCGCGCTGGCCTTCAACCTGGCGGGCCACACGCTGCACAACCAGTGGTGGAAGAACCTGAGCCCGGACGGCGGCGACAAGCCGACCGGCGAGCTGGCCGCGGCCGCCGACGAGCACTTCGGCTCGTTCGACGGGCTGCGCGCCCAGCTCAGCGCGGTGTCCGCGACCATCCAGGGCTCCGGATGGGGCGTGCTCGCATGGGACCCGGTCGGCGAGCGGCTGATCACCCAGCAGCTCAAGGACCACCACTCGAACCTGTCGATCGCCACCACCCCGCTGCTGGTCTTCGACGCGTGGGAGCACGCGTACTACCTGCAGTACAGGAACCTGAAGGTCGACTACCTCGATCGCCTGTGGGACATCGTGAACTGGGCCGACGTGGCCGCCCGGTTCGACGCGGCCCGCGCGGGCGTCAACGGCCTGCGTCCGCCCGTCCCGGCGGCGTAA